One Phenylobacterium hankyongense DNA segment encodes these proteins:
- a CDS encoding polysaccharide biosynthesis tyrosine autokinase, translating into MNVHSPMTTGDPDAGGPGALVSTFARQLDLRRLANAFRRRLRLFGAVAVAVLLATVLLTLQATPKYTATANVMLDTRKEKVSNVEEVLSGLPADSSVVDTEVEVLRSRQLAERVVKTLKLEDDAEFNPLMARPTGLKAVVGGIKGILGQGAPKAARANTVEAQKQHERVVDAVLHNLSVKRAGLTYIINVNFESTLPAKAAVIANKFAELYLLEQMEAKFDANQQATQWLNARLAELRGQVQADDAAVQQYKIANNLLSASGASLTEAEISNYNQGLTQAQAQVAEDVARLRTARDQLSSGSTGDDVGEALSSPVIQQLRSQRAEVSRTVADLQGRYGDRHPEMLKAKRQLTDIDSQIQAEIQRIISNLEAKVQVSRQRAAAIGGSLGGAKGALEANNRAMVRLNELQRTADASRTLYESYLSRYKETSTQGGIEQSDARVVSKAKIPTGQSSPKVGLNLALGLLLALGAGVGAVILAEVLDAGLATAEDVERRLDISCLGAIPLLSSVADDADIEPIDYVVAKPLSAFSEAFRNLKTSILHARLGEPVKVVAVTSSLPGEGKTTTSICLGRASALQGARTIVVDCDLRRRTVNRVLKSEPTVGLLEVLSGDATLQQAIGVDEPTGVHILPLAKSTFTPRDVFGTAAMDRLLDDLRARYDLVILDTAPVLPVADTRVLAPKADAVIFLARWRKTPQHAIEAAFRLLAGTGAHLGGVALTQMDMRQQARYGYGDPGFYYAEYKKYYVS; encoded by the coding sequence ATGAACGTCCACAGCCCCATGACCACTGGCGATCCTGATGCGGGTGGGCCCGGGGCCCTGGTGTCCACCTTCGCGAGACAACTCGACCTGCGCCGCCTGGCGAACGCCTTCCGGCGGCGCCTTCGGCTGTTCGGGGCGGTCGCCGTGGCCGTGCTGCTGGCCACCGTGCTGCTCACGCTGCAAGCCACGCCGAAATATACGGCGACGGCCAACGTCATGCTCGACACCCGCAAGGAGAAGGTCAGCAACGTCGAGGAGGTCCTGTCTGGCCTTCCCGCGGACTCCAGCGTGGTCGACACCGAAGTCGAGGTCCTGCGGTCGCGCCAACTGGCGGAACGCGTCGTCAAGACCCTGAAGCTGGAGGACGACGCCGAGTTCAATCCGTTGATGGCCAGGCCTACCGGCCTGAAGGCGGTGGTCGGCGGCATCAAGGGCATCCTGGGCCAGGGCGCCCCAAAAGCAGCCCGGGCCAATACCGTGGAGGCCCAGAAGCAGCACGAGCGGGTCGTCGACGCGGTGCTGCACAACCTCTCGGTCAAGCGCGCCGGCTTGACCTACATCATCAACGTCAACTTCGAGTCCACGCTGCCTGCCAAGGCCGCGGTCATCGCGAACAAGTTCGCAGAGCTCTATCTGCTGGAGCAGATGGAAGCCAAGTTTGACGCCAACCAACAGGCGACACAGTGGCTCAACGCCCGTCTGGCCGAACTCCGGGGCCAGGTGCAGGCCGACGACGCCGCGGTCCAGCAATACAAGATCGCCAACAACCTGCTCAGCGCCTCGGGCGCCAGCCTCACCGAAGCGGAAATCTCGAACTACAATCAAGGCCTGACGCAGGCACAGGCGCAGGTCGCCGAAGACGTCGCCCGCCTCCGGACAGCACGCGATCAGCTTTCCAGCGGCTCGACCGGGGACGATGTCGGCGAAGCGCTGAGTTCGCCGGTCATCCAGCAACTGCGGAGTCAGAGGGCCGAAGTCAGCCGCACCGTCGCCGATCTCCAGGGCCGCTACGGCGACCGCCACCCCGAGATGCTGAAGGCTAAGCGTCAGCTGACCGATATCGACAGCCAGATTCAGGCGGAAATCCAGCGGATCATCTCCAACCTGGAAGCCAAGGTGCAGGTTTCTCGCCAGCGCGCTGCGGCGATCGGCGGGAGCCTGGGTGGCGCCAAGGGCGCCCTCGAAGCCAACAACCGCGCCATGGTGCGGCTCAATGAGTTGCAGCGCACGGCCGACGCCTCGCGCACCCTCTATGAGAGCTACCTGAGCCGTTACAAGGAAACCAGCACCCAGGGCGGCATTGAACAGTCGGACGCCCGGGTGGTCTCCAAGGCGAAAATCCCGACGGGACAGAGCTCGCCGAAGGTCGGCCTGAACCTGGCGCTGGGCCTGCTGCTGGCGCTCGGCGCCGGCGTGGGCGCGGTCATACTCGCCGAGGTTCTCGACGCCGGCCTCGCGACGGCCGAGGACGTGGAGCGCCGGCTCGACATCTCCTGTCTCGGCGCCATCCCGCTGCTCAGCTCCGTGGCCGACGACGCCGACATCGAGCCGATCGACTACGTCGTGGCCAAGCCGCTCTCAGCCTTCTCCGAGGCGTTCCGCAACCTGAAGACCTCGATCCTCCATGCCCGCCTTGGCGAGCCGGTAAAGGTCGTGGCGGTCACCTCCTCCCTGCCTGGGGAAGGCAAGACGACGACCTCCATCTGCCTGGGGAGAGCGTCTGCCCTGCAAGGCGCGCGCACCATCGTGGTGGACTGCGATCTTCGGCGCCGGACGGTGAACCGGGTGCTGAAATCGGAGCCGACCGTTGGACTGCTCGAGGTCCTGAGCGGCGACGCCACCCTCCAGCAGGCCATCGGTGTCGACGAGCCGACCGGTGTCCACATCTTGCCGCTCGCGAAGAGCACCTTCACCCCGCGGGACGTGTTCGGCACGGCAGCCATGGACCGGCTGCTCGACGATCTGCGGGCGCGCTATGACCTGGTCATCCTCGACACCGCGCCGGTGCTGCCGGTCGCCGACACCCGCGTGCTGGCGCCGAAGGCCGACGCCGTGATCTTCCTTGCCCGCTGGCGCAAGACGCCGCAGCACGCCATCGAGGCGGCCTTCCGTCTGCTGGCCGGCACGGGCGCGCATCTCGGCGGCGTGGCGCTGACGCAGATGGATATGAGGCAGCAGGCCCGGTACGGCTACGGGGATCCCGGCTTCTACTACGCGGAGTACAAGAAGTATTACGTGAGCTGA
- a CDS encoding O-antigen ligase family protein has product MPAQHTRLWPPPKDAWLPTCGVALIYVAHWIYGALISDVALVMGMAAALLLGAVLIQPRLRDDLLRLRGLGLPALLFAAVIGVALWTLTPWIPGGPHPVWAYVGLPPGASTIDKSTTLVAIIQLLGLACMFAVGAATGARDERARYAVRLMIVGGLVFGLWAFLASATGSIYQTQGRRLEAHFLNPNTAGTVFAVLLLLSVTELVRQLRGGMRRGDLTRILPLATTTLTFAVCLLASASRGAMMALLGGLVVFILVQLATGSLKPSRALGAALVGLAALIAVVTMAGEGLVDRLFQSHEAGIVRTAIWDFHWRAFLDSPLFGYGLGAAETVNKTLISHSNYELLWNIKAILNVYLQWLEEAGLAGAAPMFLCIAVVVVTVLRGALRRSRMTGLLAGLLAIDAVFLLHGATDFGLEVPSVAALWAWLLGLQFSLSQGSSRR; this is encoded by the coding sequence CCTGGTCATGGGCATGGCCGCCGCCCTGCTGTTGGGCGCGGTGCTGATCCAGCCGCGGCTGCGTGACGACCTGCTGCGCCTGAGGGGGCTAGGGCTCCCGGCCCTGCTGTTCGCGGCCGTGATCGGCGTGGCGCTCTGGACGCTGACGCCGTGGATCCCCGGGGGGCCGCATCCCGTATGGGCCTATGTGGGCCTTCCCCCCGGGGCCTCCACCATCGACAAGTCGACGACCTTGGTGGCGATCATCCAGCTCCTGGGACTTGCCTGCATGTTCGCGGTGGGCGCGGCCACCGGGGCGCGGGATGAACGCGCCCGCTACGCCGTGCGGCTGATGATTGTCGGCGGACTGGTCTTTGGCCTCTGGGCGTTCCTGGCCTCGGCGACCGGGAGCATCTACCAGACCCAGGGCCGCCGCCTCGAGGCCCACTTCCTCAACCCGAATACGGCCGGCACCGTGTTCGCGGTCCTGCTGCTGCTCAGCGTCACCGAGTTGGTCCGCCAGTTGCGCGGCGGAATGCGCCGCGGTGACCTGACCCGAATCCTGCCGCTCGCCACCACCACGCTGACCTTCGCGGTCTGCCTGCTCGCCTCGGCTTCCCGCGGCGCGATGATGGCGCTGCTGGGCGGTCTGGTCGTGTTCATCCTGGTCCAGCTGGCGACGGGCAGCCTGAAACCCTCGCGCGCCCTCGGAGCCGCCCTGGTCGGCCTGGCGGCCCTGATTGCGGTCGTCACCATGGCGGGCGAAGGACTGGTCGATCGCCTGTTCCAGAGCCACGAGGCCGGAATCGTGCGCACCGCCATTTGGGATTTCCACTGGCGGGCCTTCCTGGATTCCCCGCTGTTCGGCTACGGCCTGGGCGCGGCTGAGACGGTCAACAAGACGCTGATCAGCCACTCCAACTACGAGCTGCTCTGGAACATCAAGGCAATCCTCAACGTCTATCTCCAATGGCTGGAGGAGGCCGGCCTGGCGGGCGCTGCGCCCATGTTCCTGTGTATTGCGGTGGTCGTCGTCACCGTCTTGCGGGGCGCCCTGCGCCGCAGCCGGATGACCGGCCTGCTGGCGGGGCTTCTCGCCATCGACGCGGTCTTCCTTTTGCACGGGGCCACGGACTTCGGGCTGGAAGTGCCCTCGGTCGCCGCGCTCTGGGCCTGGCTCCTGGGCCTGCAGTTCAGCCTGTCGCAGGGGAGCTCCCGTCGATGA
- a CDS encoding outer membrane beta-barrel protein, whose protein sequence is MTANKRILLAGLAIALAADCGAAQAQQAALAGAGDAYSDFKRDRNVSVRQRPHQGYEALGIRAGAFMIWPKVATTVESNDNIKATAASPLSDTVWHVVPELSVTSNWSRHSLQAYARSTINRYSKVSTEDTTDYSLGAVGRLDILRTETVNGGVDWSRLTEPRTSASSPSDSKNPIQYETSSAFISAAREFNRLRVSGRLDLRQFDYLNGVTSTGAPVLEKDRDRLMTVVTARADYAISPDTALFVQVAGNDRNYRLDISPTTNRDSQGLEALVGANFELSALVRGEIGVGYLQQSFKNTAFSDISGLGARAQVEWFATQLTTVTFTGSRTIEDAGIIGSSGYLSSNIGAQVDYELLRNVILGAQLGYGNDDYRGIDRTDRRFTGGINATYLLNRGVGVTVGYSHFEQTSRGAAIVPPGGSDFTVDKVGATLTLQY, encoded by the coding sequence GTGACTGCGAACAAACGTATCCTTCTCGCCGGATTGGCGATCGCCTTGGCCGCCGACTGTGGCGCGGCGCAAGCGCAACAGGCGGCGCTCGCTGGCGCCGGCGACGCCTATTCCGATTTCAAGCGGGATCGGAACGTGAGCGTCCGGCAGCGACCGCACCAGGGTTACGAGGCGCTGGGAATTCGGGCCGGCGCCTTCATGATCTGGCCGAAGGTGGCCACGACCGTCGAGTCCAACGACAACATCAAGGCGACGGCGGCGAGCCCGCTGTCGGACACCGTCTGGCACGTCGTCCCCGAGTTGAGCGTCACCTCAAACTGGTCGCGCCATTCGCTTCAGGCTTATGCCCGCTCGACGATCAACCGCTATTCGAAGGTCTCCACCGAGGACACCACTGACTATTCGCTGGGCGCCGTCGGGCGACTGGACATCCTGCGTACCGAGACGGTCAACGGCGGCGTGGACTGGTCACGACTGACGGAGCCGCGGACGTCGGCCTCGTCGCCGTCGGACTCGAAGAACCCGATCCAATATGAGACCAGCTCAGCCTTTATCTCGGCCGCGCGCGAGTTCAACCGCCTGCGCGTTTCCGGCCGCCTCGATCTGCGCCAGTTCGACTACCTGAACGGCGTGACGAGCACCGGTGCGCCGGTGCTGGAGAAGGACCGTGATCGGCTGATGACCGTCGTCACGGCGCGCGCGGATTATGCCATCAGCCCCGACACGGCGCTGTTCGTGCAGGTGGCCGGCAACGATCGCAATTATCGGCTGGATATCTCACCGACCACGAACCGTGATTCCCAGGGTCTTGAGGCGCTGGTCGGCGCCAACTTCGAGCTTTCGGCCCTGGTGCGCGGCGAGATCGGCGTCGGTTATCTCCAGCAGAGCTTCAAAAACACCGCGTTCAGCGACATCTCCGGCCTGGGCGCGCGCGCGCAGGTGGAGTGGTTCGCCACCCAGCTCACCACGGTGACCTTCACCGGCTCGCGGACGATCGAGGATGCCGGAATCATCGGATCCTCCGGCTACCTGTCCTCCAACATCGGCGCGCAGGTCGATTACGAGTTGTTGCGCAATGTGATCCTCGGCGCCCAGCTGGGCTACGGCAACGACGACTATCGGGGCATCGACCGCACCGACAGGCGGTTCACCGGTGGCATCAACGCCACCTACCTGCTGAACCGCGGCGTTGGCGTGACCGTCGGCTACAGTCACTTCGAGCAGACCTCGCGCGGCGCCGCCATAGTGCCGCCCGGCGGGAGCGACTTCACCGTCGACAAGGTCGGCGCCACGCTCACGCTGCAGTACTGA